TATCTTTGAGTTTGTTTGGATTCCTGACTAAAATATGCAAGTATGCAATTAAACACGTATTTCTAATTTAATTTAATGAATCATTTTCCTTTCAGCCATtctatgtaattgtatatattaatgttttacacaGTTAAATATGTTTATAAACAGGAGTCATTGCTTTCCATGCACGAATATCCACCGCTCTTCAAAATCTTGGTAGCCAGGCTGTAGTTATATTTGGAAGAACAACTTTAAACTCTGGATCCGCCTATAACAATGACACAGGAATCTTCACAGCACCAACAGATGGTATCTACTCCTTCACATGGACAATTTTGACGATTAGTGGGTCATATTTCCATACAGAAATTGTCATCAATGGAAATACGGTTGGTTACAATCATGTTGACGGTAAATCTGGCAGTTTCCATTACGCGTCTTCCTCAGTAACAGCAGTTATTAGAATGAAGAAGAAGGACAAGGTCTGGATAAGGACACATGCCGGGGAAGGAAAATATGCATGCCAGGACTGGTCGTCATTCTCTGGGTATcaattgtaaataaagaatgtttggaaaaaataaagaaataagatatctcttcaTATGTTTAAACTTATGTATTATAGAAAAGTTTATACGctgtatatcaattaatgaAGTTGCGAATGTAGAGGGGGTTTCGCCACCGATTGTTGAATAACTcttaacaaaaatcattttcccTTTTGGGGGTCACAACTCCACCTTCTTGGGGCGCGAAGGTACAGATTTGGGTCGCAATCGACATTTGAATATGTTCTAGACCGCTCCCTGTCATGTAGATATTGTCTCAGGTACGTGACGTTAATGATTGAGCATTTTTACAGTAGTTTAATAGCAATATGTAGAAGAAATAGCTACGCTTTATAGATCAAACGaatatttattatttgatttttatggcaagaaaatgttcaatgtttggATCTAACAGTTGTGTCGTTCTTAAAACAACACTTTTAGAACTTAATGCATATCATTTCAATCGACTGTAAATCACGTTTCCGAGTGTTAAACAGTCTGcaatatttcaatcaaaatacAAGATATGGGACTCTTAGCgggtgtgtgaccggtcaacgtGGGATGTCTACTCCTCCGTGAAATCAGGTGCCTTGGTTCCGTGATGATCCAACTGCCTATTTTgggaatgaaaaggtgaagataacagtgattaatttcacaactcctataTGGAATACTAAATTAGAGTAGGACAAAAACCGATTTCTGTAGGAAATGTCGATTCCATCAGTCGCACTTCGGTACgatattatattatgttatgTTAAATATGAATCACCAGGACACTTACCAAAATCAAGCCATGAATGTCTTTTCCGCAAAGAAATTAAACTGACATCATTCAATCCACCCTAAATTAATGATAATCGTCATTTTAATTGATACATCTTTCCTGCTGTCAATAATCAGCAATGACTTTATCGCATGCGTCGCCTTTTTCtagtttttactctgtttcttcttattattagggtcttccgtctccaacggaagaaccttctattattctattgttgatttttcacctttctttttattattgtgtctccgaacacaaagtgtcggagacatattgtttttactccgtttcttcttattattattttcttcttattcttattattcctcttctttagtaaGAATTTTGTCCGACCAATTTTGTGAAAGCGCCtcaacagatccacttcaaactttgtgagctgatagggggtcactaggaggggtgcattcaacttttcaaatttttcaaaatggccgtcgtttcaagatggcggccaaaaaacttcaaaaactcaaggttgtcggatttcaaccaaattctatttctagggtaatttagtgactccaagtccatttccaccatcaattttttttttgagccgccattttcaaaatggccgccatataccgaaatatttcaaactgttaaaatatctacaacatttgggttctggggtaaatggagggtccacagttcatttctagcaacAGTATTCCcatccaatcaattttcaaatgtttcaaaatggccgccattgaataaaatggcggccaaaaaacaagtccgtcggatttcaaccaaatttactttttatagtttatggaggatcctgagtgcatatctggcatcaaaattcatttctgacatggggaggtgttcggagacatttgtgttggcatcccaacacagttatagctcgttattatgtctccgaacacaaagtgtcggagacatatcgtttttgctccgtttcttattaaggtcttccgttccagacggaagaccttatagtgattctactgtttattattattaaggtcttccgtctcaacggaagaccttatagtgattcttatgtttcttttcctctattattagggtcttccgtcttcagcggaagaaccttctattattctattgttgatttttcacttttcttcttattatttttattctttttttttccttaccgattttgtgcagaggatttctcagagatggcttgatcgatttacttcaaattgttagggttgatgcattgctatttgaagtttatatcttttttttttggatttttgaaaattcacttccggttggaagttatcccccttttatcgattttcagacgACCATTTCGTCCAGCCAACATCTCagaaacgataaaagctagagtgctgaaattttcagtgatgttagacgacatgttgtagttgtgcacatgtgttttaaaaatttccggaagtgcctagtatggaagctcggtagggtcgaaaatggagttttaaaaagtgtccaatttttttccacgttttaaatcataactttttactcgtaaatattttgcttagacatatataacaaaagttgtacagtttattaagatctttcgtgtcatatcaagaaatgggcccataggcctcatggctcgcatgaaccattgaatttctgttacaatgatttccttttttctcacgaaacttttgataagacatgtagaacaaaagttgttcagtttcgcaagcgttaactaacgatgttaataaataggcctgcaggtcccatggctcacctgaacagttgggttattgttgcaatctataacatttttgtcaagaagcttttaataagacatctagaacaaaagttgttcagttttgcaagatctttcgaacaacatcatgaaaaaggcgaacgggtcTCAAGGcttgcctgaacagtttgattagtgtcacaatcaataacttttttctcgagaaacttttgataagacatgtaaaacaaatgttgttcagttttgcaagatctttcaaacgatatcaagaaaaaggcccacgggccttatgactcgccttaacagtctgataaatgtcgcaatcaataacttttttctcaagaaaattttaataggcCATATAGAACAatatttgttcagttttgcgaggtATATCtacaatgatattttaaaaaaggcctccgggcgacatgactcgcctgatcagtcgaatttgtatcgcagtaaataacattattaacttttttgtccaaaaaaggctgacccctttaataagtggccgagagcggcagagattctttaatttatagcacttaaatgatcaatatttgtaaaacattaccgaagctaaattgtacgtctagacaatatatttgtatcattatttatgaacgaaaatctcagtcaaattcttatctcatcacatctaaaattggacggaagacccactcgttgctcgcaacgatatcgcatctagttattatcattgttctttttcttaccgattttgtgcacacgatttctcaaaaacagctcgatagattttcatgaaacattCAGGAAAGATGTAGAATAGGATTGTCTAGAACAGCTTTTTTAGTTTTGCCAAAATCACTTCCGTTCGCAAGTAACGGctgaatttccgtttttcaaatgacattttgtccgggcgttttctcataaacggttaaaaattgagtcttcaaactttcagggatgatagatggtgacttgtagctgtgcaataaggtgttatcattgccatccgtcacttctgGTCACTTCTGGTCGTCACCGGAATTGaagaaaagaaacgtcaaatttcaagaggatgcttttaaaacaaaacttacatagattaattaggtctctttcggcgtttcagaaaatgttagacttaccggaagtttaaccagcaacttccggtttttagagaaaaacttcgaaaaattggtctttctttgtcctcgtatatctcgcttatttatcaacattttaatacgatatttacagatattattgacatgaTCAATCTCAATAGAACACTTTTTCAAAAtccacttccggtcgcaagttgcGGCCGAGTTTCcttttttcaaatgacattttgttcgggtgttttctcataaactattaaagattgagtcttcaaactttcaggaatgatagatGGTAAACTGTAGTTGTGTAATAAAGTTTTATCATTGTAATCCGtaacttccggccgtcaccggaagtgaacaaaagaaacgtcaaatttcaaagctatgcttttgaaacaaaacttgcatagattaattaggtctcttgCGGCATTTCAGAATATATTgaacttaccggaagtttaaccagcaagtttcggtttttagagaaaaacttcgaaaaattggtctttctttgtcctcgtatattttgcttatttatcaacattttaatacgatatttacagatattattgacattatcaaTCCCAATAGAACTATataatactatttcaaaattcaattcTGGTCGGAAGTTACGGctgaatttccgtttttcaaatgacattttgtccaggcgttttctcataaacgattaaagattgagtcttgaaacctttagggatgatagatggtaaCCTGTAGCTGTGTaataaaggtttatcattgTAATCCGTAACTTCCGGCCGTCactggaagtgaacaaaagaaacgtcaaatttcaaatttatgcttttgaaacaaaacttgcatagattaattaggtctcttgCGGCATTTCAGAATATATTgaacttaccggaagtttaaccagcaagtttcggtttttagagaaaaacttcgaaaaattggtctttctttgtcctcgtatattttgcttatttatcaacattttaatacgatatttacagatagtATTGACATTATCAATCCCAATAGAACTATataatactatttcaaaattcaattcTGTTCGGAAGTTACGGttgaatttccgtttttcaaatgacattttgtccaggcgttttctcataaacgattaaagattgagtcttgaaacctTTAAGGATGATAGATGGTAACCTGTAGCTGTGTaataaaggtttatcattgTAATCCGtaacttccggccgtcaccggaagtgaacaaaagaaacgccAAATTTCAAAgctatgcttttgaaacaaaacttgcatatatTAATTGGGTCTCTTTCgtagtttcagaaaatgttaaacttactggaagtttaaccaacaacttctggtttttagaggaaaacttcaaaaatttttctttctttgctatcatatctctcgcttataaagcaagtgggtttttttttatgattttcacatatataattgacattatccatcttcagagtatagtgaattattgttgtggtttgtttttaattcacttccgttcgttaaatatctacgatttccggggtttttttctctcgaaatgttttctcataaataatcaaagattgagtcttgaagctttcaggaaagttagatagtgacttgtagatgtgacacactgtttcaatttttttgctgtcacttccgtcatccgccggaagtaccataaaaatatgtaatatttcattttttaaattctaaacctcatcaaattatttaatagagtgtaattagtcataccatttccaccggaatttggttgttcgaaaccggaagttagttgttcgaaaccggaagttgtccaaaaactcagtattttttatggaaatttttAGTATGGGTTCCTACGTGGTCCAATTagaatttttagtcgttttatggactCCCAAGATACTCGAatgtgaatgaaacaaaatcgaaattgtttacaattgataaatcacgtcatacatgtacgtgtttatttctttcatgtgtagtcgttcttcactaattgAATTCTCCCAGTCAGGATCCGatctcgtcagaaattggacggaagacctattcgttgctcgcaacgagatcatttctagttattattatttttcccccTTTTTTTGTCGGCTTGATTTCTGAGAGACGGCTatatggattttcttgaaattttcaggaatgaTAGAGACTGAAAATACCCCAGgcgttttttttcattttttcaaaatttacttccggtcgttagatatgtccaatttccgttttttttagaagatattttgtccagcgtttttctcagaaacgatAATAGATAaagtcatcaaattttcagagttgatagatctcactttgtaggcgtgcagttggGGGTTCataatgtcggccgtcacttccggtcgtcaccggaagtgataaaatgaatcgaaaaattaaagttgtagttgttgaatcaAAACCTATACCACTTTATCAGGTGTCTTTTGGAGTATTGAAAactgttgaccccaccggaagtcgAAACGTTGACTTCCGGTAATTAAGGAAACACTTTTCAAATTCTCCTTTTTCAATGCCTTAAATCTCGTTTGCtaaacaagtgtttgatttgtatttaacatatgttgtagacactataaatgtctagagtaacgtcaaatatttttcgaaaattcacttccggtcgtgagataaggggtggacaaattcaaacctttttttatcagtttctcaataatgaatatatatagaCGCTTAAAACTTGTAGggttgatcaactagcattagtccattgtaaacatactttcaatattttcgtccgtcacttccgctctataccggaagtatttggaaaaaaatgacgatttgccgatttcttcgagtgatttctcagagatggctgggtagattttcttgaaattttcgggaataatgtcttatgaaataaatttgctgtggttatttttgtttttccaaaattcacttccggtaggaaaatatggccgattttctgtttctcaaacgagattttgtccagcatttttcttggaaagggtaaaagataggttcatcaaatattcagggataatCAATCTCTGTTTGTAAGCATATGTTTGTAAGAGTGTTGAGcatgtcgtcaccggaagtgattgaaataatcgtaaatttcaaaaaaaattcttttaaattgaaacctatactagtttattaagtctctttcaaagtgtcaaaagaatattgaccccgtcggtagtcaaaacgactacttccggtttcttgataaaattcttttttactttttgtctctttgtccccataaatctcgcttatatctgaagtgtttgatattattttcacatgtcttaagaataatatcaacttctagagttttgacaattttgtttttcaacaaaTTTCTTGTAGTAACCTTCtacgttttctttctttagtctacttctttttgttgagaactctttcagatagagacgtgaaattttcagggaatatagacagtaacagtcgctgtcatttataggaaaacacatctgaatagtacttccggtcgtcatcGGAAGTTACGATAAatgagtaaaatatttgatgacactacacttctcatttattgttaaggtacattttctgatatatttaaatggttttcgtaggaacagaaagctctttaccggaagtgatcaaacggaagacctactcattactagtaataagtgtctagttattagggtcttccgtcttcagcggaagacccttctattattctatttttgatttttcacttttcttattattattaaggtcttccgtttccaacggaagaccttatagtgattctactgtttattaaggtcttccgtctcaattcaagaccttatagtgattcttatgtttcttttcctctattattagggtcttccgagCTTCCTTCGGAAGACCCTTCTGTTATTCTActatttcttattattattattttccccgCTTTTTTTGTACAGGCGATTTCTCGGAAACCTTTTATCTGATTATTATGAAACTTTCAGTGTAGATACATTGCATTAAGAcctaaaaatgattttttcaaatttttgataTGTACCTCCGTTTacgagttattgccctttaatTGAATTTCGGGGGGGGGTCTTTTTTCCAGCAGAAATCTCAGGAACTACAAATGATATCAGCAAGAAAATTGGAGAAAATGTAGGTAAGGTATTGTAGTTGTGCGGGAAGTTAAAATTATTGGCTAAACTTTTTAACTTCAGAAGCTATGTGATGGcaaattttgagaatttttttcccATAGAATTTTGTTGCTTTTTGTGTAATATCTTTTAAGCTGGTATTAATTTGGtaagacatatagaacaaaagttgtgtgTAATTACAAGAGCTTTCGaatgaaatcaagaaaaaggggctggcccctatATTTAGGGGTCAGCAGCTCATAAACGTGTTTTTTTAATACTTAAAAATGTTGacatatattgaaaaagtttgaatgaaataatcTTTAGGATATCAAATCTTGTCATTTGGTATGATAAGAAACAAGCTTTGTGctataattatttctatttcataaaagaaatgTGTGAGAATCGTACAGGAACAAGTTGTCTGTACAAGCCCGCCAAGCTGTTTCGGGGCCTCATGCTTGTGTAGTGCTTAGATAGTTGATTTAGATACATTGCTTTGATTCGACTTctcttttttaatttatttaaataattaacaAAATGCAATGTTTTTACACGATGAACTGTTAAAcatcatgtatgtatgtatgttatcagTGCAGAGCAAGTCTTTACGGGGCCTCCTGGATGTAAACATTCACGAGAGGCATTGTGGGAAGGCCAGAGAATGGCGAAATCAAATTgtgatgtttacattttatCACCGTATGTAgacatgtatattcattgtaCAACTACGAGCACATGAACTGCCCTCGATTATGCACTTGGAGCATTAGTCAATACTAACGAAGGATATGTTGTTGTCTGAATCGTTTACCATGTTTCGACTACGAGAAAATTCTGACGGTCATATTTGCAATGGATTAATAAACACATAAAGATACAGTGCAGATATATTTATAAACTGTCCCCAGTGATATTGTAACTAGTAAGGAAAAGTTAATGGTGACACTTTAACAGTGTTTAATGTGTGATGGAATTGGACGTTGCTAATGTAGTAGTTGGGCATTCTGCCACTACTATtgatatgttctttttacttcgcgttgtgtttttttttaatgatgataggtgttatataaagtattcaaccctttagatatttccaggtaagtttgagtccgcctagagtgaggctagcaataaaataataaataaataaagttttaaacctttaataaagttcaacaattatatgataaataccaaaataataatcccggggaatgaatgtggcttgagagaaaaatataactaaataggaaaaataaagaaacaataatcaaaaataCAGGGTGAGGCAACTCCTGGTATTTACCTTGTTGCAAGGAATGGCTCAGCAGAAGCCCCGAGCACGGTTGTGCTCGGGTTTAAAtactattcttaacaaaagaatgaaagtaaaagttacctgtaatgtgatttcataataaatctagaagtaaccaatgagaagttttgtaataaaatacgtttgaaaataaaagataactctcttcctgtttcatgaaataaacaactcgaatacgaagataggaatttacgtagacaagtaagtagaaaataatgaaatggagatAATATAGACCGATACTACCACATTA
Above is a genomic segment from Ostrea edulis chromosome 3, xbOstEdul1.1, whole genome shotgun sequence containing:
- the LOC125673322 gene encoding heavy metal-binding protein HIP-like encodes the protein MISMVMLRVTLVLMVILTELYAKETTQDFISKYNKYNTVCRGMGYKTKSCKGRDHGVIAFHARISTALQNLGSQAVVIFGRTTLNSGSAYNNDTGIFTAPTDGIYSFTWTILTISGSYFHTEIVINGNTVGYNHVDGKSGSFHYASSSVTAVIRMKKKDKVWIRTHAGEGKYACQDWSSFSGYQL